In Deltaproteobacteria bacterium, the genomic stretch AGATATCACTCCGGCGTTAAGGTGAAGGAGGTGGAGGAAAATGGCTCCCAGGTGACATTAGTCACCGAGCCTTGGGGCGCAATTAAAGCTGATGCGGCCGTTATTGCGGCGAATGCTTACTCGCCATTACTCTCACCTTTTTTTGCCAAACATAGGTTGGTTGACCCTTTTCGTGGTCAGATCATTACTAGCAAAGTCCTAAGGCAGAAATTCAAGGTGCCTTACCCCCATAGTTTTGACCACGGGTACGAGTATGCTATTGTGACCGAAGACAACCGACTTATGATCGGGGGGTGGCGTAATCATACGCCACACGGCGAAATCGGGACCTATGATATCAGTGTTAACCCCATGGTTGATCAGGGACTACGTGATTTTGTGGCGCGGCACTACACGATAGAAGAAGAAATCGAGTGGGATTTTTCCTGGTCTGGCATTATGGCTGCCTCGAAGACGGGATTCCCCTTTATAGGACCTACCGATAGCCAGAGCATTTTTACCTGTGCAGGCTACACAGGCCATGGTTTTTCGTGGGCCCACGGCAGTGCTAAACTGCTCGCCGCTATTATGGTTGGCAAGCCCGTGCCAGAGCTGGTACGCGCCAAATGTAATCCTAGGCACTACCGCTAGGTCCGATAGCTTGTAAGTACCTGCCGCGGAAAACCTAAATACCCAATAATATGATGTTTATGCCCTGAATTTTGGGGCTCTAAGGTTTTTTCGCGGATAGCCGATATACCCGACGTGCAGCTAGGTCGCGCGAGGAGTTCGTCGCTATGTCATTTTACCGAAATCTAAATCAGCGCGGGTCAGAGTCAGGCGAATCGCTCGTGGCGGCGCTCGTAGCCGCGGCGATTTTGGGTGTACTCATCGTCGCTGCTGGCATTGCAGGTGGCAATATGCAGAAGGCCAGACGCGTCATTGCAACCTCCGACGGAGCCCGGGCTTTAGACGAGGCCATGGCGGAACAAATCGCCAGCACTGTTAAGGCGTTCGTAAGCGGACGCTGTTTAGCCGCGGGTACGTTGGGAGTCCTTAGTGTGGGTACCATTGCGAACTTGGATAGCACCAATAAAACTAGCCTCAGTTCGAAATTTCCCGCAGGAGACGTAGATGTGCGTCGTTGCTTGACCAAGAAACTAAATCTGGACGGAACCTCGGCTTCAAACGCCTCGGGACTGTATTTGTGTTACCAGCTAAACGTTAATCCCTCACAACTTAAGTCGAACGACCGGGATACGATTTCGTATAACAAGGGCGCTTTTGTCCAAGTCATGGTGAATATCAAGAAAATAGGTTCGGACACCTTGGTCACCTGCAATGATGTTGCCACGGGTACCGGACAAGGAATCGAAGTCTACTACATGACTAAGTGGCTCATGAAGCTGAATAAGGAACAAACTGTGAAGACTCACGTTGGTAGTTTTCATGTTTCACTCTAGAAACCACAAAGACGATAACGGCGCATTTACCATACTCGAGTTGGTGATTGCTACGGGTGTTGTCGGTATCCTGGCCTACGTCATGATGACCTTTGTAAAAAACACTGAGCAATCGACCCAAAAAGAGTTACTCCGTGTAGAGCTACGCGGCGAAATGGATGAGTTACTCAACCTCGTGCGAAACACTTGGAAGGCACGCTCGTATTCTGCAGACAATCCGGGCTTCAGCCTAAGATCAGCAAGTGGCGCGGAATGCACCACAAATTGTCCGGAGCTACGGATTGATATAAATAAGGGGATAAACTCGGTAGCGCAAAATGTGGTTATTAAGAGCCGGTGTGCGCCACCACTTG encodes the following:
- a CDS encoding FAD-binding oxidoreductase, which translates into the protein MSSYSHSYWLETPLLMGAKERPRDSELVIIGAGLTGVSAAYWLQEEGFTDITLLDFEAEKAASFRNCGHILYGTVESMAAMTALYGEDTAKQLWGLSIDICHQVRDTVARHKLPVDYKQDGYLVIAIDEVEDGEVKKSVELLNRNGFASEYVPQSTLNSYGFRNVYGARFEPGSAQAHPVKFRNELLKICLGRGLRYHSGVKVKEVEENGSQVTLVTEPWGAIKADAAVIAANAYSPLLSPFFAKHRLVDPFRGQIITSKVLRQKFKVPYPHSFDHGYEYAIVTEDNRLMIGGWRNHTPHGEIGTYDISVNPMVDQGLRDFVARHYTIEEEIEWDFSWSGIMAASKTGFPFIGPTDSQSIFTCAGYTGHGFSWAHGSAKLLAAIMVGKPVPELVRAKCNPRHYR